The Geotrypetes seraphini chromosome 8, aGeoSer1.1, whole genome shotgun sequence genome includes a region encoding these proteins:
- the FAM110D gene encoding protein FAM110D, whose translation MKRAPLSASYSPLELLNRGPEYLRRQIEMGSGSRTPSAVERLEADKAKYVKTQDVMNTRQDPALTACTTPMPHCSRGLIIAQWCNGPDLDGDQNQCCAQNLTNGTPSLSVPVLRRGTGKRLLRPDSLVMYRQKRDCKAVNKENAKGGSLVRRLFQGSLREKQKPPPDALTEEPLPTPKDENRMLWVPLEKEGIRLSANSTKSQFSPIARRRVQSSHLSPLICRKAWTPEQRRRKSTGTYLPLNPAKTPVLGAQWPELHLRCSLALSEKERFFDYCGLDRDLVELLGMDKFFSSEWDAVSLPYGSGESGESSECSQFSCLGEELTEEEPSEKTPSPISVVERNARVIKWLYSCQKAKEKPRESTV comes from the coding sequence ATGAAAAGGGCTCCTCTGTCGGCGTCTTACTCTCCCCTTGAGCTGCTGAACCGGGGTCCAGAGTATCTGCGTAGACAAATAGAAATGGGTagtggctcacggactcccagcGCCGTTGAGAGGCTGGAAGCGGATAAAGCTAAGTACGTGAAAACGCAAGACGTGATGAACACCCGGCAGGATCCTGCCCTCACAGCCTGTACCACCCCAATGCCCCACTGCAGCAGGGGGCTAATTATTGCCCAGTGGTGTAACGGCCCCGATCTAGACGGTGATCAGAACCAGTGCTGTGCACAGAACCTGACCAACGGAACCCCTTCCCTATCAGTACCTGTGCTGAGGAGGGGTACCGGGAAGCGTCTGCTGAGGCCTGACTCGCTCGTCATGTATCGGCAGAAACGGGACTGCAAGGCGGTGAACAAAGAAAACGCTAAAGGCGGCAGCCTGGTGCGAAGGTTGTTTCAGGGATCGCTGCGAGAGAAGCAGAAACCCCCCCCCGATGCCCTCACAGAGGAACCTTTGCCAACCCCCAAAGATGAAAACCGGATGCTCTGGGTCCCATTGGAAAAGGAGGGGATAAGATTATCTGCGAATTCTACCAAGAGCCAGTTTAGTCCCATAGCGAGACGTAGAGTTCAGAGCAGCCACCTCAGCCCATTAATATGCCGCAAGGCTTGGACACCGGAGCAAAGGCGACGGAAGTCAACCGGCACCTATTTGCCCCTAAACCCTGCCAAAACTCCGGTTTTGGGAGCTCAGTGGCCTGAGCTACATTTGCGCTGCTCCCTTGCTCTGTCCGAGAAGGAAAGATTCTTTGACTACTGCGGGCTGGACAGGGACCTGGTGGAGCTGCTCGGGATGGATAAGTTTTTCTCCTCTGAGTGGGATGCCGTGTCTTTGCCCTATGGGAGTGGTGAGTCTGGAGAGAGCAGTGAATGCTCTCAGTTCAGTTGCCTGGGGGAAGAGCTGACTGAGGAAGAACCGAGTGAAAAGACCCCTTCCCCCATCTCTGTCGTAGAGAGGAACGCTCGTGTCATTAAGTGGCTGTACAGTTGCCAGAAAGCAAAGGAAAAACCACGGGAATCCACGGTGTGA